One genomic region from Apodemus sylvaticus chromosome 1, mApoSyl1.1, whole genome shotgun sequence encodes:
- the Clrn3 gene encoding clarin-3: MPTTQKTLMFLSGFLTSLGSVVVICSILGTQAWISSLIFFRNTFSNGTIVITYGLFRGTSTQDLDEGLQELDKNFEVLGILSNSSQKSLHLVAILFLILSLAASVLSSVFTFYNSISNPYQTFLGPMGVYTWNGLSASFVFLTMVLFVGNAESNRLSENLSQKLYPDIITERTTNTYKYSFWLILLVILLNIVTVVIIVFYQKARYQQKKQQRKPVEYAPRDGILF; this comes from the exons ATGCCAACCACACAGAAAACGTTGAtgttcctgtctggctttcttacAAGCCTGGGCTCTGTTGTTGTCATCTGCTCCATTCTTGGGACACAGGCATGGATCAGCAGTTTGATTTTCTTCAGAAACACTTTCTCCAACGGTACCATTGTTATTACCTATGGACTTTTCCGTGGTACAAGTACTCAAGATTTGGATGAAGGCCTTCAAGAGCTGGACAAAAACTTTGAAG TTTTAGGGATATTGAGTAATTCTTCCCAGAAGTCTCTGCATCTGGTGGCCATCCTATTCCTGATCCTGAGTCTGGCAGCTTCCGTGCTAAGTTCGGTGTTTACCTTCTACAACAGCATCAGCAACCCTTACCAGACGTTCCTGGGACCCATGGGCGTCTACACCTGGAATGGACTCAGTG CGTCCTTTGTGTTTCTGACCATGGTTCTGTTTGTGGGGAATGCCGAGTCCAACCGTCTCTCAGAAAATCTGTCCCAGAAGCTTTATCCAGACATCATTACCGAGAGAACAACCAACACTTACAAATACTCGTTTTGGCTCATCCTGCTTGTCATCCTTCTGAATATTGTCACCGTGGTCATCATCGTTTTCTATCAGAAGGCCCGATACCAGCAGAAGAAGCAGCAGAGGAAGCCAGTGGAGTATGCTCCGAGGGACGGCATTTTATTCTGA